One Dromiciops gliroides isolate mDroGli1 chromosome 3, mDroGli1.pri, whole genome shotgun sequence DNA segment encodes these proteins:
- the LOC122748415 gene encoding zinc finger protein 79-like, whose amino-acid sequence MTFSLNSDLTGHQKSEIGKKLHLCNEGRKAFSQNSKLITHQKTHIRKELDECNEGGATLSLHSSLPYHPRFHTGEKTYTCNQCEKAFHLHSDLVKHQKIHTGEKPYKCNQCGKSFTHSSNLSVHQRIHTKKNPFGHNQCENASQWNSNLASHQRIHKGEKPYECSQCGKTFSYNCSLCGKTFTRSSSLAIHRRIHTGEKPYECNQCGKAFTHSSNLITHQRIHKKAECNECGKALLQSCSLGEHLRLQCTEKLLECHECGQLL is encoded by the exons ATGACTTTCAGCTTAAATTCAGACCTCACTGGACATCAGAAAAGTGAAATTGGCAAAAAGCTTCATCTAtgtaatgaaggaaggaaggccttCAGCCAGAACTCTAAGCTCATTACTCACCAGAAAACTCACATTAGAAAGGAGCTTGATGAATGTAATGAAGGTGGAGCAACCTTATCCCTTCACTCATCTCTTCCCTACCATCCTAGatttcatactggagagaaaacaTATACATGTAATCAGTGTGAGAAGGCCTTTCATTTGCACTCAGATCTTGTTAAACATCAGAagatccatactggagagaaaccttataaatgtaatcaatgtggaaaatcTTTTACTCATAGTTCCAATCTTtctgtacatcagagaatccacacaaaaaagaaccctTTTGGACATAATCAGTGTGAAAATGCTTCCCAATGGAACTCCAATCTTGCttcccatcagagaatccacaaaggagagaaaccttatgaatgcagtCAATGTGGGAAGACTTTCAGCTACAACTGCAGCCTT tgtggaaagactttcacacggAGCTCCAGTCTTGCTATCCATCGGAGAATTcacacaggagagaaaccttatgaatgtaatcaatgtggaaaagctttcacTCATAGCTCCAATCTTATTacccatcagagaattcata AGAAAGctgagtgtaatgaatgtggaaaggctcTGCTACAGAGCTGCAGTCTTGGGGAACATCTAAGACTTCAGTGTACAGAGAAACTTCTTGAGTGTCATGAATGTGGGCAGTTGCTTTAG